taaaattaaaaaaaaatggataAAAACGTACCAAATAGAGTAAAAGTTGAAGGGGGCGCCACTGATTTCTTGCCTTTTCGTTTATGAAATTTTAGGTAAAATGGGGTCTGTTGGGGACGAATGgctatttatttttgcaaaatggtcatttgcgtcagtgccccactgacgcaagcAGCCTCATTAAACAGTGTCAATATATGTTATGACGCAATTGCcccctcatttgtggcagtgcctaactCTCACAAATACTAATTTGTGGTCAACAGTGAGTCAAACATTTGACTCACATAATTaccattttttgtagtagtaggTGGACCCAAAATATTACCTACAATattatcttttagtttattttcaACTCAATTATTATCTAGCAAGTATAAATATAGCACCAACAAAAATGACAAAAGATGATATTGAGCTGTCCTGAGGAACAGCGACGGGACTGTGTTAGGCTTTTCAGCCAGCCCCTCTGATCGTTACTATAGAACCACATGTGGCTGGGATACAATTCAATCACTTGGTAACCGCCTTGTATTTGGCTTTATTGACTTTGAGCCTCTCTTTTGAATGAAATATCCTCTTATGATcaacaaacaaaaaacaaaaaacgaCAAAAGATATTTCCATCATAATATCTAGAAATTGAATAAGCAAAATTGATCATTACTTTCATTTCGATATGACACAAGTTAGTTAACTTCTACGTATTCCTTGTGGCCTTATCTTAACACATTCAATATTAATCAATAATATAATCGACCAACAATATCACCAatcaggaaaaaaaaaattgtatatatgGCCGGGGGTGAGACAAGGTTACAGAAACTATAGCTAAAAGGCactaatatatattaaattttcatACATGGAACTCCAACTACCCTCATTCCCAATAATTTTCTCTTCCTTCATTTTTTTGTTTACTATGGTAAGCACACTCAAGAGAAGAACAAAAACCAGAAGCACAGCTTCAACACTCCCACCCGGACCATGGCAGCTACCCTTTGTGGGAAATATCCACCAACTTCTTGGCTCTTTACCTCACTATGCACTCAGAGACTTGGCCAAGAAGTATGGGCCATTTATGTACCTAAGATTTGGGGAAGTTCCAACCATAGTAGTCTCTTCCCCAGAGTTTGCCAAAGAGGTGATGAGAAATCATGATGCCACTTTTGCATCAAGACCCCAGAGTTTGTTCTCACAGATTATGTTGTATGGCAATTCTGACATAGCCTTTGCTCCCTATGGTGAGTATTGGAGACAGCTTAGAAAACTATGTATGAAAGAGCTTTTGAGCTCAGCTAGAGTTCGATCTTTCAGACACATTAGAGAAGAAGAGATGCATAATCTCAAGGAATGGATTGCTTCAAATGTTGGGTCGGCTATCGATCTTAGTGATAGGATTCAAACTTCAACATATGGAATCACTGCTCGGGCAGCCTTTGGTAAGAAAAGCAAAGACCATGAAGAGTTCATATCAATTGTGGAGGAAAGTATTAAATTAGGAGGAGGCTTTAAGCTTACAGACTTATTTCCTTCTTTCAATTTTCTTGCCTTGATCAGTCATGCAAGGGCTAAAATTGAGAGACAGAAGCACAGGGCTGAGAGGATAATTGAAAACATCATCCAAGAACATGAAGAGAAGAACAAGTCATCTGTGGAA
The Humulus lupulus chromosome 6, drHumLupu1.1, whole genome shotgun sequence DNA segment above includes these coding regions:
- the LOC133783226 gene encoding cytochrome P450 71D11-like; the encoded protein is MELQLPSFPIIFSSFIFLFTMVSTLKRRTKTRSTASTLPPGPWQLPFVGNIHQLLGSLPHYALRDLAKKYGPFMYLRFGEVPTIVVSSPEFAKEVMRNHDATFASRPQSLFSQIMLYGNSDIAFAPYGEYWRQLRKLCMKELLSSARVRSFRHIREEEMHNLKEWIASNVGSAIDLSDRIQTSTYGITARAAFGKKSKDHEEFISIVEESIKLGGGFKLTDLFPSFNFLALISHARAKIERQKHRAERIIENIIQEHEEKNKSSVETAESETHEDFVDVLLKFHNKDGLGFSLTSNNVKAIIWDIFSAGSETSATAVDWAMVEIVRNPRVMKRAQEEVREVFNRKGGVDEEGVADMKYLKSLVKETLRLHPSNPLLLPRESREKCVINGCEIPVKTRIIVNAWAIGRDPKYWSEPESFIPERFLDSTIDFKGSNFEYIPFGAGRRICPGMSFGLINIELPLAILLYHFDWKLPNAMSHEDLDMTECFGVTVRRKDHLHLIPIAHDISCVEK